A single region of the Pararhodospirillum photometricum DSM 122 genome encodes:
- a CDS encoding helix-turn-helix transcriptional regulator yields MIFESNSFDLITALSSSASSDDVLRFTTEILSAQYGFCGASLILAPYANSKRQVISTSPSDRGAPWYSLADTDPQETLSWRAMNTKTLHLLRWDKDVAIRHSKDPRWRAFYEALEGLGFRRNLSVPIWHPDRRQQIIVNFFSDLSPSAHAEVARHHANALLGIATAMAVRVSAHEAHPRPLACPLTKREVECLLWLASGLRSKEIAHRLGISEWTVHYHLGNSRTKLGATTNEQALCLALQKGLISP; encoded by the coding sequence ATGATCTTCGAATCGAATTCTTTTGATTTGATTACCGCCCTGTCTTCATCCGCCTCCAGCGATGATGTTTTGCGTTTCACCACAGAAATTCTATCGGCTCAGTATGGTTTTTGTGGAGCCTCTCTGATCCTCGCCCCTTATGCAAACAGCAAACGGCAGGTTATTAGTACCAGCCCTTCAGACCGGGGCGCGCCCTGGTATTCGCTGGCGGACACAGACCCGCAGGAAACCCTGAGTTGGCGCGCTATGAATACCAAGACCCTTCACCTGCTGAGGTGGGACAAGGATGTAGCGATCCGCCATAGTAAGGATCCGCGTTGGAGGGCTTTTTACGAAGCCCTGGAAGGCCTGGGCTTCCGGCGTAACTTATCAGTGCCGATCTGGCACCCCGACCGGCGCCAGCAGATCATCGTGAATTTTTTCTCCGACCTTTCCCCCTCGGCCCACGCCGAGGTCGCCCGCCACCACGCAAACGCGCTCTTGGGGATTGCCACGGCCATGGCCGTTCGAGTGAGCGCTCACGAGGCTCACCCCCGCCCCCTGGCGTGCCCATTGACCAAACGCGAGGTCGAGTGCCTGCTATGGCTGGCGTCGGGTCTGCGCAGCAAGGAAATCGCCCACCGACTTGGCATCAGTGAATGGACGGTCCACTATCACTTGGGCAACAGCCGCACCAAACTGGGCGCAACGACCAACGAACAAGCCCTGTGCCTCGCGCTCCAAAAAGGCTTGATCTCCCCTTAA
- a CDS encoding NAD(+)--dinitrogen-reductase ADP-D-ribosyltransferase yields the protein MTDDDPDRWYSTNSVGVPSWLLASPLFNARAPALTLHGTRETHPGLFRVLDEAGSQEEAAEIFDHYMTVQFGPIFEGQNGPSWRRTYLDLLRGWGVDSSSPHGAVLKGWVESRFGLVPTYHKETLGGFPSEAWAVYFEEKASRCYHASGINFQLDLLYEYAQWCLRRFAHPGPRRVTLWRGSNDCEQQLLEGTLRDPWCVLRLNNVISFTSSRERADEFGDWVLEVDIPTCKLLYFPGLIREPVFNSEREYLVLGGAYLVAARRSLY from the coding sequence GTGACCGATGACGATCCCGACCGCTGGTATTCCACCAACAGCGTTGGCGTGCCCTCCTGGCTGCTGGCCAGTCCCTTGTTCAACGCCCGTGCCCCCGCCCTGACCTTACACGGCACCCGCGAGACCCACCCCGGTCTGTTCCGGGTTCTCGACGAGGCGGGATCTCAGGAGGAGGCGGCGGAAATCTTTGATCATTATATGACCGTGCAGTTTGGCCCTATTTTTGAAGGGCAAAACGGGCCGTCTTGGCGCCGGACCTACCTAGACCTCCTGCGCGGCTGGGGCGTGGACTCCAGTTCGCCGCACGGCGCGGTGCTCAAGGGGTGGGTCGAGAGCCGGTTTGGGTTGGTCCCCACCTATCATAAGGAAACCCTGGGAGGCTTCCCGTCCGAGGCCTGGGCCGTTTATTTCGAGGAAAAGGCCAGCCGATGCTATCACGCGAGCGGCATCAATTTTCAGCTCGATCTTTTATACGAATACGCCCAGTGGTGCTTGCGTCGTTTCGCGCATCCGGGGCCGCGCCGGGTGACCCTGTGGCGCGGGTCGAACGATTGCGAGCAGCAGTTGCTTGAAGGAACGCTGCGTGATCCCTGGTGCGTGTTACGCCTCAACAACGTGATTTCTTTTACCTCGTCGCGCGAGCGGGCCGATGAGTTTGGCGACTGGGTTCTGGAAGTTGATATTCCCACGTGCAAGCTACTGTATTTTCCCGGGTTGATTCGAGAGCCCGTCTTTAATAGTGAGCGGGAGTATTTGGTTTTGGGAGGGGCCTATTTGGTGGCAGCTCGACGGTCTCTCTATTAG
- the anfO gene encoding Fe-only nitrogenase accessory protein AnfO, with protein sequence MKIAVCVDRDGEPAALFKGQAVRLYQQSGDTWVLRREILLDLRADEGLAALKLALHTVWSRLEDCREVLLREVRGIGCVILQDDMGVRLWRSEGALAEQLDNVGRKIQETPRVEASGCGCGGRGRAPEASGQPDPAPDPEVVAPGHLRVDLAALLAADTRRNSRDLLAPLLEARAFERLDIVCEHLPRWFDSTLARLDLQADVQPEGAFLCARVVPVPAAAQGGCSRS encoded by the coding sequence ATGAAAATCGCGGTTTGTGTGGATCGAGACGGCGAGCCGGCGGCCCTCTTCAAGGGGCAGGCGGTGCGGCTTTATCAGCAAAGCGGTGATACCTGGGTTTTGCGTCGGGAAATTCTTCTTGATTTGCGAGCTGACGAGGGGTTGGCCGCTCTCAAGCTCGCCTTGCACACCGTGTGGTCCCGGCTGGAGGACTGTCGGGAGGTTTTGCTTCGGGAGGTGCGGGGCATTGGCTGCGTGATCTTGCAAGACGACATGGGCGTGCGCCTGTGGCGGTCCGAGGGGGCGCTCGCCGAGCAACTCGACAACGTGGGGCGCAAGATCCAAGAGACACCTCGGGTCGAGGCCAGTGGCTGCGGCTGTGGCGGGCGCGGCCGGGCTCCCGAGGCGTCGGGCCAACCCGACCCGGCGCCCGATCCCGAGGTGGTGGCGCCCGGCCATCTGCGTGTCGATCTTGCTGCCCTGTTGGCCGCTGACACCCGGCGCAATTCCCGCGATCTTCTGGCTCCGCTCCTGGAGGCTCGCGCTTTTGAACGTCTCGACATTGTCTGCGAGCATCTGCCGCGCTGGTTCGACAGCACCCTCGCACGTCTTGATCTTCAAGCCGACGTGCAGCCCGAGGGGGCTTTTCTGTGCGCGCGCGTGGTGCCCGTTCCCGCTGCTGCCCAAGGAGGGTGTTCGCGCTCATGA
- the anfK gene encoding Fe-only nitrogenase subunit beta translates to MTCEVKLKDRVGTINPIFTCQPAGAQVASIGIKDCIGIVHGGQGCVMFVRLLISQHYKESFEIASSSVHEDGAVFGALNRVEEAVDVLLMRYPHVKVVPIITTCSTEVIGDDVDGVITKLQEELLDVKYPDREVHLIPIHTPSFVGSMVSGYDVAVRDFVKHFSKKTKPSLKINLITGWVNPGDVKEIKHLLAEMKVEANVLFEIEGFDSPLMPDGSAVSHGNTTIADLEATADAQGTIALNRYEGGLAAKWLQKRWDVPAVIGPSPIGIRNTDTFLQNLKTMTGHPIPESLVRERGIAIDAITDLAHMFLADKRVAIYGNPDLVLGLAEFCLDLEMKPVLLLLGDENAEYEKDPRIKALQENVAHDMEIITNADLFELESRLKDGLEVDLILGHSKGRFVAIDNKVPMLRVGFPTYDRAGLYRYPVMGYAGATWLAEQMANTLFTDMEYKNNKEWVLNMW, encoded by the coding sequence ATGACGTGTGAAGTAAAGCTCAAAGACCGCGTCGGGACGATCAACCCGATTTTTACCTGCCAGCCGGCCGGCGCTCAGGTGGCCTCCATTGGCATTAAGGATTGCATCGGCATCGTTCACGGCGGCCAGGGCTGCGTGATGTTCGTGCGTCTGTTGATCTCGCAGCACTACAAGGAGAGCTTCGAAATCGCCTCCTCCTCGGTGCACGAGGACGGTGCGGTGTTCGGCGCCTTGAACCGGGTCGAGGAGGCGGTGGACGTTCTCCTCATGCGCTACCCTCACGTTAAGGTCGTGCCGATCATCACCACTTGCTCGACCGAAGTCATCGGCGACGATGTGGACGGCGTGATCACCAAGTTGCAAGAAGAACTGCTGGATGTGAAGTACCCGGACCGCGAGGTTCATCTCATTCCCATCCACACCCCGAGCTTCGTTGGCTCCATGGTGTCCGGGTATGATGTGGCGGTACGCGACTTCGTCAAGCACTTCTCCAAGAAGACCAAGCCCAGCCTCAAGATCAACCTGATCACCGGCTGGGTGAACCCGGGCGACGTCAAGGAGATCAAGCATCTTTTGGCCGAGATGAAGGTCGAGGCCAACGTGCTCTTCGAGATCGAGGGCTTTGATTCGCCCCTGATGCCCGATGGCAGCGCCGTCTCCCACGGCAACACCACCATCGCCGACCTGGAGGCCACCGCCGACGCCCAGGGAACCATCGCCCTCAACCGCTACGAAGGCGGTCTGGCCGCGAAGTGGCTGCAAAAGCGTTGGGACGTGCCGGCGGTGATCGGGCCCTCGCCGATCGGGATCCGTAACACCGATACTTTCTTGCAAAACCTCAAGACCATGACCGGGCACCCGATCCCCGAGTCCCTGGTTCGCGAACGCGGCATTGCCATCGACGCCATCACCGATTTGGCCCACATGTTCCTGGCCGACAAGCGCGTGGCGATCTATGGCAACCCCGATCTGGTGCTGGGGCTGGCCGAGTTCTGCCTGGATCTCGAGATGAAGCCGGTCCTTCTGCTGCTGGGCGACGAAAACGCCGAGTATGAAAAGGACCCGCGCATCAAGGCCTTGCAGGAAAACGTCGCCCACGACATGGAGATCATCACCAACGCCGACCTCTTCGAGTTGGAAAGCCGGCTCAAGGACGGGTTGGAGGTGGATTTGATCCTGGGGCATTCCAAGGGCCGCTTTGTCGCCATCGACAACAAGGTGCCTATGCTGCGCGTTGGTTTCCCGACCTACGACCGTGCTGGTCTCTACCGCTATCCGGTGATGGGGTATGCCGGGGCGACTTGGCTGGCCGAGCAGATGGCCAATACGCTGTTCACCGACATGGAATACAAGAACAACAAGGAGTGGGTCCTCAATATGTGGTGA
- the anfG gene encoding Fe-only nitrogenase subunit delta, with amino-acid sequence MTDMTKDRVEQLIDYIMKKCLWQFHSRNWDRERQNKGVLGMTTQILCEEPCDIEDPKEKCYWVDAVVLAEAYRERFPWINTLSKDEIRALMAAVHARLDHLTITGSLNEELTDKNY; translated from the coding sequence ATGACCGACATGACCAAGGACCGGGTCGAGCAGCTGATCGACTATATTATGAAGAAGTGCCTCTGGCAGTTTCACTCGCGTAATTGGGATCGCGAGCGCCAGAACAAGGGTGTTCTCGGCATGACCACGCAGATCTTGTGTGAGGAGCCGTGTGATATCGAGGACCCCAAGGAAAAGTGCTACTGGGTCGATGCCGTGGTTTTGGCCGAGGCCTATCGCGAGCGTTTCCCTTGGATCAACACCCTGAGTAAGGATGAGATCCGCGCCCTCATGGCGGCGGTCCACGCCCGGCTCGACCACCTGACCATCACCGGATCGCTCAACGAAGAACTGACCGACAAAAACTACTAA
- the anfD gene encoding nitrogenase iron-iron protein, alpha chain, translating into MPYHEFECSTCIPERKKHAVTKVEGEDLTSCLPLGYLNTIPGSISERGCAYCGAKHVIGTPMKDVIHISHGPIGCTYDTWQTKRYISDNGNFQLKYTFATDVREKHIVFGAEKLLKQNIIEAFKACPDIKRMTIYQTCATALIGDDINAIAEEVMEELPDVDIFVCNSPGFAGPSQSGGHHKINIAWINQKVGTVEPEITSDYVINYVGEYNIQGDQEVMQDFFKRMGIQVLSTFTGNGSYDDLRSMHRAHLNVLECARSAEYICNELRVRYGIPRLDIDGFGFEPLSASLRKVGLFFGIEDRAQAIIEEETKKWKPHLDWYKERLQGKKVCLWPGGSKLWHWANVIEEEMGLKVVSVYTKFGHQGDMEKGIARCSEGALAIDDPNELEGLEALEKLKPDIIFTGKRPGEVAKKVGVPYLNAHAYHNGPWKGYEGWVRFARDIYNAIYSPIHQLSKIDISKDPIATDRGFLTPTLISDASLDDAVRGRTDLQPYTGKYDIVPDLRARIHPEFPRRQSAAQ; encoded by the coding sequence ATGCCATACCATGAGTTTGAGTGCAGCACCTGCATCCCGGAGCGCAAGAAGCACGCCGTCACCAAGGTGGAAGGCGAGGACCTGACGTCCTGTTTGCCGCTGGGATACCTCAACACCATTCCCGGCTCGATCTCGGAGCGCGGCTGCGCCTACTGCGGCGCCAAGCACGTGATCGGCACCCCGATGAAGGACGTGATCCACATCAGCCACGGTCCCATCGGCTGCACCTACGACACTTGGCAGACCAAGCGCTACATCTCGGACAACGGCAACTTCCAGCTCAAGTATACCTTTGCCACCGACGTGCGCGAGAAGCATATCGTGTTCGGGGCCGAGAAGCTGCTCAAGCAGAACATCATTGAGGCCTTTAAGGCCTGTCCCGACATCAAGCGCATGACCATCTACCAAACCTGCGCCACCGCGCTGATCGGCGACGACATCAATGCCATCGCCGAAGAAGTGATGGAAGAACTGCCCGATGTGGATATTTTTGTCTGCAACTCCCCGGGCTTTGCCGGCCCCAGCCAGTCGGGCGGCCACCACAAGATCAATATCGCCTGGATCAATCAGAAGGTCGGCACGGTCGAGCCCGAGATCACCAGCGATTACGTGATCAACTACGTGGGCGAGTACAATATCCAGGGCGACCAGGAGGTCATGCAAGACTTCTTCAAGCGCATGGGCATCCAGGTCCTTTCGACCTTTACCGGCAATGGCTCCTACGACGACCTGCGTTCGATGCACCGCGCCCATCTGAACGTGCTCGAATGCGCCCGCTCGGCCGAATACATCTGTAACGAACTGCGGGTGCGCTACGGCATCCCCCGTCTCGACATCGACGGCTTCGGCTTCGAGCCGCTGTCGGCCTCGTTGCGCAAGGTCGGTCTGTTCTTCGGGATTGAAGACCGCGCCCAGGCGATCATCGAGGAAGAAACGAAGAAGTGGAAGCCCCACCTCGACTGGTACAAAGAGCGTCTCCAGGGCAAGAAGGTCTGCCTGTGGCCGGGCGGGTCCAAGCTCTGGCACTGGGCCAATGTGATTGAAGAAGAAATGGGGCTGAAAGTCGTCTCGGTCTATACCAAGTTCGGCCACCAGGGCGACATGGAAAAGGGCATCGCCCGCTGCTCCGAAGGCGCGCTGGCCATTGACGATCCCAACGAGCTGGAAGGCCTGGAGGCGCTGGAAAAGCTCAAGCCCGACATCATCTTCACCGGCAAGCGCCCGGGCGAGGTCGCGAAAAAGGTGGGCGTGCCCTACCTCAACGCCCACGCCTACCACAACGGTCCGTGGAAGGGCTACGAGGGCTGGGTGCGCTTCGCTCGCGACATCTATAACGCGATTTACTCGCCAATTCACCAGCTTTCCAAGATCGATATCAGCAAGGACCCGATCGCGACCGATCGCGGCTTCCTGACCCCGACCCTGATCTCGGACGCCAGCCTCGACGACGCCGTGCGCGGCCGGACCGACCTCCAGCCCTACACCGGCAAGTACGACATCGTGCCCGACCTTCGGGCCCGGATCCATCCCGAATTCCCGCGCCGCCAGTCGGCCGCCCAGTAA
- the nifH gene encoding nitrogenase iron protein, giving the protein MMTRKVAIYGKGGIGKSTTTQNTAAALAYYHDKNVFIHGCDPKADSTRLILGGLPQETVMDTLRQVGAEKVTLDKVVKTGFRDIRCVESGGPEPGVGCAGRGVITAIDLMEANEAYTDDLDFIFFDVLGDVVCGGFAMPIRDGKAQEVYVVASGEMMAIYAANNICKGLVKYAKQSGVRLGGVICNSRKVDGEYEFLQEFTAAIGTKMIHFVPRDNIVQKAEFNKKTVTEYDPAANQAMEYKQLAQAIMDNTDFVIPKPLTMDELEKMVVKYGIAD; this is encoded by the coding sequence ATCATGACGCGCAAGGTTGCCATTTACGGAAAAGGCGGGATCGGCAAGTCCACCACGACGCAGAATACCGCCGCTGCCCTTGCCTATTACCATGATAAGAACGTCTTTATTCATGGCTGCGACCCCAAGGCGGACTCCACCCGCCTGATCCTGGGCGGTCTGCCCCAGGAGACGGTGATGGACACCTTGCGCCAAGTTGGCGCCGAAAAGGTGACCTTGGACAAGGTGGTCAAGACCGGCTTTCGTGACATTCGCTGCGTGGAATCGGGCGGTCCCGAGCCCGGCGTGGGCTGCGCTGGCCGCGGCGTGATCACCGCCATCGACCTGATGGAAGCCAACGAAGCGTATACCGATGACCTGGACTTCATTTTCTTCGACGTTTTGGGCGACGTGGTGTGCGGCGGGTTCGCCATGCCGATCCGCGATGGCAAGGCGCAGGAAGTGTACGTGGTGGCCTCCGGCGAAATGATGGCCATCTATGCCGCCAACAACATCTGCAAGGGTCTGGTCAAGTACGCCAAGCAAAGCGGCGTGCGTCTGGGCGGCGTGATCTGTAACAGCCGCAAGGTCGATGGTGAGTACGAGTTCCTCCAGGAATTCACCGCCGCCATTGGCACCAAGATGATCCACTTCGTGCCGCGCGACAACATCGTGCAAAAGGCCGAATTCAACAAGAAGACCGTGACGGAATATGATCCGGCGGCCAATCAGGCCATGGAATACAAGCAACTGGCTCAGGCCATCATGGACAATACCGACTTCGTCATTCCCAAGCCGCTCACCATGGACGAGCTGGAGAAGATGGTCGTCAAGTACGGCATCGCGGACTGA
- the guaA gene encoding glutamine-hydrolyzing GMP synthase translates to MADTPSERILIIDFGSQVTQLIARRVRESGVYCEVHPFNKVSEDSIRAFGPAGVILSGGPASVIGEGSPRAPQALFTLGLPVLGICYGQQTMVAQLGGRVEAPDHREFGRAFVEVTGTCALFEDVWASGQREQVWMSHGDRVIALPEGFAVVATSEGAPFAAIADEARRFYGVQFHPEVVHTPHGAQLLRTFTHTICGCQGTWTMAAFRDQAIARIRQQVGSKRVLCGLSGGVDSSVAAALIHEAIGDQLVCVLVDHGFMRAGEAEEVVSVFRDRFNIRLVHREASDLFLQRLDGLTDPEQKRKIIGATFIDVFEEEAKKVGGADFLAQGTLYPDVIESVSFAGGPSVTIKSHHNVGGLPERMNMALVEPLRDLFKDEVRALGRELGLPDTMVGRHPFPGPGLAIRIPGQPLTRELLDLLRKADAIYLEEIRAAGLYDAIWQAFAVLLPVRTVGVMGDSRSYDYALALRAVTSTDGMTADFFPFDAAFLSRVSNRIINEVKGINRVTYDVTSKPPGTIEWE, encoded by the coding sequence ATGGCGGATACTCCCTCCGAACGGATTCTCATCATCGATTTCGGGTCCCAGGTGACGCAGCTCATCGCGCGCCGGGTGCGGGAAAGCGGTGTGTATTGCGAGGTCCATCCTTTTAATAAGGTCAGCGAGGACAGCATCCGCGCGTTCGGACCGGCGGGCGTCATCCTTTCGGGAGGGCCGGCCTCGGTCATCGGCGAAGGCTCGCCCCGCGCCCCCCAGGCGCTTTTCACCCTGGGCTTGCCCGTGCTCGGCATCTGCTACGGCCAGCAAACCATGGTCGCCCAGTTGGGCGGACGCGTCGAAGCCCCAGATCACCGTGAATTCGGCCGCGCCTTCGTCGAGGTCACCGGGACCTGCGCCTTGTTCGAGGACGTCTGGGCCTCGGGCCAGCGCGAACAGGTGTGGATGAGCCACGGCGATCGCGTCATCGCCCTGCCCGAGGGCTTCGCCGTGGTCGCCACCAGCGAGGGCGCCCCGTTCGCCGCCATCGCCGACGAAGCCCGCCGCTTCTATGGCGTGCAGTTCCACCCCGAGGTAGTCCATACGCCCCACGGCGCCCAATTGCTGCGCACCTTTACCCACACGATTTGCGGGTGTCAGGGGACCTGGACCATGGCCGCCTTCCGCGACCAAGCCATTGCCCGCATCCGCCAGCAGGTCGGCTCCAAGCGCGTACTGTGCGGCCTGTCGGGCGGCGTGGATAGCTCGGTCGCCGCCGCCCTCATCCACGAGGCCATCGGCGACCAACTGGTGTGCGTGCTCGTCGATCACGGCTTCATGCGGGCCGGCGAGGCCGAGGAAGTGGTGAGCGTCTTTCGCGACCGCTTCAACATCCGCCTCGTCCACCGCGAAGCCTCGGACCTGTTCTTGCAGCGCCTCGACGGCCTCACCGACCCCGAGCAAAAGCGCAAGATCATCGGCGCCACGTTTATCGACGTGTTCGAGGAAGAAGCCAAAAAGGTCGGCGGCGCCGACTTCCTGGCCCAGGGCACCCTCTATCCCGACGTTATCGAGAGCGTCTCGTTTGCCGGCGGCCCCAGCGTCACCATCAAGAGCCACCACAACGTCGGCGGCCTGCCCGAGCGCATGAATATGGCCCTGGTCGAGCCCCTGCGCGACCTGTTCAAGGACGAGGTCCGGGCCCTGGGCCGCGAATTGGGCCTGCCCGACACCATGGTCGGCCGCCACCCCTTCCCGGGCCCCGGCCTCGCCATCCGCATCCCCGGCCAGCCGCTAACCCGCGAACTGCTCGACCTGCTGCGCAAGGCCGACGCCATTTATCTGGAAGAAATCCGCGCCGCCGGCCTCTACGATGCCATCTGGCAGGCCTTCGCCGTGCTGTTGCCGGTGCGCACCGTCGGCGTCATGGGCGATTCCCGCAGCTACGACTACGCCCTGGCCCTGCGCGCCGTCACCTCCACCGACGGCATGACCGCCGACTTCTTCCCCTTCGACGCCGCCTTCCTCTCCCGCGTCTCCAACCGTATCATCAACGAAGTCAAGGGCATCAACCGCGTCACCTACGACGTGACCTCGAAGCCGCCGGGGACGATTGAGTGGGAGTGA